Within Verrucomicrobiota bacterium, the genomic segment TTCGGTAAATTGCCCTCAGGTATGTCTTCGGGAGAAACGTAGGGAAGCCGAGTCATGGGATTGATGCTGAAGTTCACAAAAGTCACGCCTCGATCACCCAAGGATTGAATCCAAGCACCCCATCCAGCTTCACTTCCGCCAATCAGAATGTTGGCATTACCACCGCCGGTTCCCTTGTGGTCGACAAAATCGAAGGCGCGCGTGCTTCCATTGGTGAAATAACCCGTGATCTGTTCGTTGGCCCCACTCCCTATCGTGATTGCACCGTTTCCGCGCATGTTCGGGATCAAACTGTAAGGCGTCCCGCGAAAGATCGCTTTCTTGTCCGGTTTGTTCTCCCCGGGGAACTCCAAGGTCAGTCCTTTCTGCGTGCTCAGAGCCCAGTCCTGCGGGCGGATGTGGCAGTTGTCGATCCAACCGATCGTTGGAGTTTGCCCCACCATTATCCCAATATTAAGAGCGGATCCATTCACTCTCGAAAGCACATGTCGGTCACTGTTGTGGGAGGCAAAATCAATTCCGTTGTAGCAGTTTCCCATGTAAATCCGGCGAACCCAGCATTGAGGTCCTAAACTCCGGACGGTCCACGGATAAGGTCTAATCTCCCTGTAGTCTTGGTTCGGATACCAGAAGGTTACCCCGCTGACTCCCGATCCGCCGCGGATCTCCGATGACTCAAGACTTATCAAAGGAGGATTATCCGGTTTACCTACATCACCGGGTATATCGGCAACCAGCATAGTCCGAACCTGTTTCCCGCGAGGCATGAAGTCATTGACACCCCTCAATTCAACACCTGAAGGAACTCTTAGATGGCTGGTTATTAGGTAATGACCCTGCGGAAGATATACCGTTCCGCCGCCATCCCGGCCCGCTGTATCAAGTGCCTTCTGAATCGCGGCAGCAGCATCGGATTTCCCATCGTTGGGAGCGTTGAACGGCTGCTCTGTCACGATGTAAAGGGAATCGGTTCCGACTCGCGAGGGCAGCGTGTTTGGCACCGGCTGCAGAGGAATCAACTCCTGGCCGCGATCTGATTTGCTCTCATGATCGATCTGTGCGGTCACACCCGAGCTCACGTCTAGATCAGGCTTTCCGGCAAATTGATTGCCGAATAGATTCAGCTGACTCGCCCTTCCGTCTACGCGGACCTGCTGTCTACTTTGACTGAAAACCGAGTCAAAAACGTCTACATTTGCATCAATCGCATCGATCGCATACTGCCCGCTCCCCCACGATTCAAAGAGGCAATTCTGCACGTCGACTTTTTGTCGAAAGGTTCCATCTAGGCGAATGCTGTTCCCGCTGCCTCTAAACTCACAATCAAAAAGACGTAGTTCGGCTGAGTCTCTTGCCAGTCCATACTCTTTTCCGCTCTTGCTGTATCGGGCCCATCGAGGATCCCAATCCGACTTGTCCATCGACATCAAAATACCGGCGCGTCGGGCAAAAATCCGGCTCCCTGTAATATTCACTCGATGATTGGAGCCACCAGTGAAATGAAAGCCAACGTCTGCGTTGAGAATATAGACGTCGTGCCAGTAGGTCCATCCGTGCGGGGGCATGACTTTGACTGCAGTTGGGTAGTTGGCGATGTTTATATCGATAAAGATTCCTGCATCCTGTCGGTTCAACTGAATCGCATGCGCGTCACGGTCTGCCAAAGCTCTTGTCAGTGCCTCCAATTCCGGCGCTCCTGGAAGTCCCGAGGAAGCCCAGTAATGGGGTGCAAACCTTACACCATTGCACCGGGGAACCGCGGCAGCCCGCAGCATAACGATCCCGACATCCAATGGTGAACCATAAACATTGATTACGGTCGAAAAGGAACCCGTCACAATACCGCGGTAAGCGTTCAAAAGGTTGACATTCTTGATCGCGGAATTACCGCCCAAGTCAACTGTGGTCGGATACGGAACAATGTTGGTGATCGTCTGCTCCGGGTAGAGAATACTCAGATCACGGAGTCCACCTTCCTTCACGCTAATAAATGCCTTTCCATCGGCATCTCCCCGGCCGGCAAAAGCCAACAGAACCGTTCCGAAAACAGCAATGTTGTCCGAAGTTGGCTTCCGAAAGTCCCCCCGAAGAGTGACTCCAGCCGGTATTTCAAGGTTTCCATCAATTCGGTACCGGCCAGCCGGTGCGAAAACCGTTCCACCCCGTTGATTCGCGTCCGACAAAGCCTCCTGAAAGGCAGCCGTGGAGTCCTTTTTGCCCAATCGATCCGCGTGGTAGGGAGCAGCTGTTACGTCGAAGGAAACTACAGGCACCAAATCTTCGCTCGGATAGGTCAGATCGGCGATCCATGCATAGGATTCCTCTGCTTGCGCAGTTGTGGGAGCAAAGAGACTGCCAAAAGCCAATGCTAGACCGAGATAGGTCTTTAATCTGGTATTAACCATCACAGATAAAACGGAGCTCTGAAGACGAAGTTAGAAACTGGGAACAGCTCCAAAAACGAAGAAAACTCACGAGCACTACTGTTCATTGAATTCGCTTACGACCCTCTGCACGTGCTACTCGAATAGAGGTCCTATACAAATCTCCATAGCAACGTCTTGTCCGTTTCTATTCAGATCCATTGGAAAACTCTTCTTTCGTAAATGATTGGGTGTCGGTGCGTAGTTTACTGGGCGAACAGATCTCCTTTCTCTTGGTTTTAGGACTATGAAAAGGCTCTAGTGTGGTGTCAGGGAATTAACCTGCAGACTAACATCCCCCAACCATGGAGGGACGCCGTCTCGACTCGGCTGAGCTCGTGACCGGTCGGTGTCCACAACGCTTGGCAATCCAGATAATCGAACGGTCCGCGAGACGCGGACCCTCCAGCGACTCTTTGCCTGAAACAGCGAATTGGCTACCAAGAGATCTTTTTAGAAACGAACTTCGCAGACACCACACTAGGTAGCAGAATCTTACTATTCCCCTATTTCTCATCGTAAGCCGGAGGGCGCTCCTCCACAAAAGGCCCCCACGCCATAAACGTATCGTATTTGTCCATCTGCTGGTACTCTTGCGGATCGTAATTGGGATTCTCCTTCGGAAACCGAGCGCCCACCTCTTCAAGGTACACCATCATCTGGTCAAAAAGCCTTTGATGTGTTTCAGGATATTTCCTCGCGACGTTGACGGATTCTCCTGGATCCTCTCTCAGATTGAAGAGCATTGGAACATCGGGGCGTTCGTAGAAATGCATGACCTTTGCGTTCCCAGCGATGATTGCAGAATGAGGAATCTCCGACCGATAGTGAGGAAGATGGAAGAAAAGTGGACGGTTATAAAAAGCAGCGTCGGGTTTCTCCCCAGCCAAAAACCGAGCCAAGCTGACTCCATCAATGTCTTCAAGCTCATCAGGATCGCCACCAGCCCATTCAAAAAAAGTCGGAAGAAAATCGTAGTTGATCACATTAGCAGAGAAGACCGAACCCGGCTCGATCCCAGGTCCTTTGACAATCATCGGCACCCGAATACCTCCTTCCCAGAGCCACCACTTACTCCCGTGCAGGGGTTGAACTTTCCCCTCAGTCAAAAGTAACTCCTTGTGGCGATAGCCATTATCAGAGACGAGGATCACATAGGTATTCTCTTCGATCCCGAGGTCGGAAATCGCCTCCAATACCATGCCAATTGCACGGTCGAGATCATCTCCCATAGCAAACCAATTGGCCGGATCACTTTTTCGGCTCAGTTCGTCGGGCGAAGTTCCCTTCTCCTCATAGAATTCTAAGACGGTCGGATGGTTCACGTATTTCTCCCGGGCCTGCTGGGTGGATTCCCTCCCCTCATGCATCGCGTAGTGAGAGATCTGCAAATAAAACGGATTCCCAGCTTCTACCTGCTCTTCCATGAAGCCGATAGCCTTATCAGTCATACTGAACATTAACTTTGGATCCGTTAAATCGTCAGGCATAGTTCTGGCCTTGCCGACAGTATTTCCGGGTGTGTTGGTCGTATCTCCGTCATGCAACACATAACCCGCATCACCGGGATCGCTATACATGTGCCACTTTCCCACATGGGCACTTACATACCCAAGGGGAGCGAGTGCTTTCGGAATGGTGACTGCATCGGCCTTCAGCGATGGCTCTGCGACTGTAGGAATCACTGGCATCCGAAGATATTGTGGCCGCATATCGTAATAATCATGCTTAGTCCTTCCTAGAACCAGCGTTAAGCCATGCCGTGGAACAGACTGCCCAGTCTGCACCGACACCCGTGCCGGAGCACACTGGTGTGAACCGTAAGCGTTGGTAAATTTCATTCCGTCCTCTGCAAGCCTTTCAAGGTTCGGCATTTCCAAAATGGGCATGGCAGAGTTTTCCATGGAATCATTCATTTTCACAGGCGTCCCGTTCCAAGCCCAATCATCCAGATAGATCAGGACAATATTCGGGCGATCCGCACTGGAAGCCGTTGAAGTGAGGAATATCCCTAGAAAGAGCAGAAATGGTAACATTTTCATAACCAATCGAGAAAAACAGAGAGAATCAAAGGAAAGAGTATAAACGTTTAATCAACAAACAACGCTTAATAGCTCAGGGTTTTTTTAAGGGAAGAAGTATGAGCAAACCCGAAAATACAAGAAAACCAAGAGTCACTGATTTCTCATATCCTCAAGAACATTAAATTCCGCCAATCCACTTACTCTCTAAGTACAGGCATTCAGAAATCAGGCTCTCAATCGACATTCCTTCCTTAAGGATACGGACTTCACCAATCTGTCCGTCAATGCGTTGACCTCCGTTTCCACTTCCACCCGCGTAGATTTCTTTCGACCCTGTAAAATCTGCGGCCGGAGTATTACCAGATATCGTTGTCCCGGCTTTGCTTTCAAAAAGGGTCCAATCGCCCGTTGATTTGTCGTAACTAAAGCCAAGTATAATCGTATCGCCCCCCGTGATCGTCACTCCGGTGTTCTGATAGAGAGCTCCTCCGATGTAGACTTCCGGGTTTCCGCCGCTACTGATACGAATCCCAAAGCCACTGCTTGTGCTACCCGACGTGGCTACTACAGGATTTTTCGCACTCGTGATATTGTCGAAGCGGATGGCACATAAAGTGGTAAACCCAGAATTGTTCTCTGCTCCACCACCAGCTGAGAAATTTAGGATGTTGCCTGCCTCGGAAACACTGATCAAACGGAAGCGATTCGATCCATCGAATTCGATCATGTCTAGGCTAGTCGGAGATTGGATCACCGAAGGATAGGTTTGCGTCTCAGACGATTGCGGGACCGCATCAAATCCAAAGCCAGAAACATCGTTCCACTGAGTGACCCGATCGTTTGAATCGACCAGTACATTAACCGCTACACTCGCGTCGTAGCTGTAATGGGCACCAACCTTTAGAACTGAAGCCGAGTTGTCTCCCTCTTCAAGCGAGGTAACTGGGTTGACATAGTATTCGTATAATGCCCCATCAATGAATCCAGTGTCATCAAAACCGAGGGGTAGCATGGTTGCGCCACTCGTAAGCTCCGTAAAGCCGCTCTCGTTTGCGGCACGACGGTAGACTTTGAACCCAAATAAATCAATGTTGGGTGTTCCAAACCATTGCAACAAGTCAACGCCACTCGAGTAGTTTGTCAGGAAAGTCCAGTCAGGCAGCACGGCTCCAAGCGCACTCGGAAGTGTCTGATTCTTGGTCGAAGAATCGACTGACTCATTGCCCGCGGCATCGACGGCTGTTACGACGTAGCTGTATTCAACGCCAGGCCACGCGGTATCGTCAAAATACTGGCCATAGAGCCGCGTATGAAGATCTTTATTCAACTTCACCGCATCCAACCTTGTTTCAACTGCAGATGCCCATCGATAGATATTGTAACCAATAAACGGTTCATTGTCCGCTGCGTTTGGCTGAAAGCGGATCTTGATGCCGAAATCACCATTCGCAATGGTCGCCTTGATGTTAGTAGGAGCAAAAGGAGCAATACTGTCCACAACGGGGCTAGCATCTTCGACCAATACATTATCGAGATAGATATCCCCATTTCCGCTTCCTCCTCCGCGACTCCATCTCACTCGAACCTGAGTCAGATTGGTTGAACCAGCAGGAACATTGAACTCAGTCTCTAGACTTTGGAACTTATAGTTGTAGAGATCCGGGTTCATCGTGATGAAAGGTCCCCAGATTTGGGTAGTTGAATCAAAGGTCAGGATGATTCGCCCGGAGATCGTTCCGTGCCCGGTGTTGTCCTGATCGCTGAAGCCGGTCCGAATGGATGTTTTCAGACGAGTTTTTCCATTTAAAGGAATCGTCACACCTGCCTGCGTATCCCGACTCTGCCCTGGGTTCAATCTGCGGCTTGCGACATATGCTCCTCCTCCGTTACGGGGAATCGTGC encodes:
- a CDS encoding sulfatase-like hydrolase/transferase, with protein sequence MLPFLLFLGIFLTSTASSADRPNIVLIYLDDWAWNGTPVKMNDSMENSAMPILEMPNLERLAEDGMKFTNAYGSHQCAPARVSVQTGQSVPRHGLTLVLGRTKHDYYDMRPQYLRMPVIPTVAEPSLKADAVTIPKALAPLGYVSAHVGKWHMYSDPGDAGYVLHDGDTTNTPGNTVGKARTMPDDLTDPKLMFSMTDKAIGFMEEQVEAGNPFYLQISHYAMHEGRESTQQAREKYVNHPTVLEFYEEKGTSPDELSRKSDPANWFAMGDDLDRAIGMVLEAISDLGIEENTYVILVSDNGYRHKELLLTEGKVQPLHGSKWWLWEGGIRVPMIVKGPGIEPGSVFSANVINYDFLPTFFEWAGGDPDELEDIDGVSLARFLAGEKPDAAFYNRPLFFHLPHYRSEIPHSAIIAGNAKVMHFYERPDVPMLFNLREDPGESVNVARKYPETHQRLFDQMMVYLEEVGARFPKENPNYDPQEYQQMDKYDTFMAWGPFVEERPPAYDEK
- a CDS encoding glycosyl hydrolase family 28-related protein, with product MVNTRLKTYLGLALAFGSLFAPTTAQAEESYAWIADLTYPSEDLVPVVSFDVTAAPYHADRLGKKDSTAAFQEALSDANQRGGTVFAPAGRYRIDGNLEIPAGVTLRGDFRKPTSDNIAVFGTVLLAFAGRGDADGKAFISVKEGGLRDLSILYPEQTITNIVPYPTTVDLGGNSAIKNVNLLNAYRGIVTGSFSTVINVYGSPLDVGIVMLRAAAVPRCNGVRFAPHYWASSGLPGAPELEALTRALADRDAHAIQLNRQDAGIFIDINIANYPTAVKVMPPHGWTYWHDVYILNADVGFHFTGGSNHRVNITGSRIFARRAGILMSMDKSDWDPRWARYSKSGKEYGLARDSAELRLFDCEFRGSGNSIRLDGTFRQKVDVQNCLFESWGSGQYAIDAIDANVDVFDSVFSQSRQQVRVDGRASQLNLFGNQFAGKPDLDVSSGVTAQIDHESKSDRGQELIPLQPVPNTLPSRVGTDSLYIVTEQPFNAPNDGKSDAAAAIQKALDTAGRDGGGTVYLPQGHYLITSHLRVPSGVELRGVNDFMPRGKQVRTMLVADIPGDVGKPDNPPLISLESSEIRGGSGVSGVTFWYPNQDYREIRPYPWTVRSLGPQCWVRRIYMGNCYNGIDFASHNSDRHVLSRVNGSALNIGIMVGQTPTIGWIDNCHIRPQDWALSTQKGLTLEFPGENKPDKKAIFRGTPYSLIPNMRGNGAITIGSGANEQITGYFTNGSTRAFDFVDHKGTGGGNANILIGGSEAGWGAWIQSLGDRGVTFVNFSINPMTRLPYVSPEDIPEGNLPKGMVMRIDPSVPQSTPINMTISKFYGRDEVELGFDVSGGTLAFKQMEQVHDYGRAAVEINGGIFTKRNISIGEELNESSEFND